The DNA region CGCTGATAGTGTGGACTATACCTCCTTCACGCCATTCAATAGCTCGAGCTATTTCCATGATTACTGCCCAATCCCGAACTACAATATCTACTCCGTTGCCCAGAAGTGCTGGACAGGTGATGACATTGTTCCGTTGCCGGATCTGAAGACAGAAGATCCCACGGTTCAGGATATGCTGAACACCTGGATTCAGGATATGATATCCACCTACTCGATTGACGGACTGCGCTTGGATGCCGCCAAGCACATCACGCCCCAATACTTGCCCGTGTTCGAGAAAGCTACCGGCTCTTTTACGACCGGGGAAGTGTTGGAACAGTCAGACGACATCATTTGCGACTACCAGAACAATTATATCTCTAGTGTCCCCAACTACCCCGTTTACTATGCCATGATGAATGCATTCACCCTTGGAAACACAACCTCTCTCGCGGATGAGATCATGAACATGAAGCAAAAGTGTCGCGATGTGACAGCTTTAGCATCCTTTTCCGAGAACCACGACCTTGCCCGGTTCGCCAGTAAAACCGATGATCTTGCAGTGAGATCGCCCTAGTTAAACTCAACCTGTACGCTGGTGCTAACAAAAACCACAGCTCGCCAAAAACGTCCTCACCTTCACCATCCTCTTCGATGGCATCCCTATGATCTACCAAGGTCAGGAACAACACCTCGACGGCGTCGGAGAACCCAACAACCGCGAAGCCATCTGGCTCACCAAATACGACACGTCCGCCCCTCTCTACAAACTAATCTCAAAGCTCAACGCAATCCGCAAACACGCCTACAACCTCTACAACGACTACGTCAACATCGAATCCTACCCAATATACCGCGGTGGCAGCGAACTAGTAATTAGGAAAGGCATCGACGGTCGCGAAACCATCATGGTCCTTTCAACACAGGGAACAGGTAGCAGCGAGTACACGTTGACAATGCCCGTTTCCTTCCTGGCGGGAACGGTGGCGATTGATGTGTTGAATTGTCGGAATTACACGGTAAATCAGAAGGGGGAGCTTAGTATTGATATGAATAAGGGTGAGCCTAGGGTACTGTTTCCCATGGATATGATGGAGGGGAGTGGGTTGTGTGGGTATGAGTACTTGAATGTTTCCTATGTTACGTTGGAGACTGGTGGGAGTGTGAGTACTTCGGGGGCTTCAACGATTGAGGACTTTCGGTCTTGGTTAATTGTACCAGTTGTTGCCGGGTTGGTTGTGCTGTTTACATAGATATCACAGGTGCTGTGATGATATTACGAAGCTATAGTTACACATaattttattttcttttttatgaTGAACCTTGATAGATGTACACAACACAAGATACTAAGAGAACCACTGGATTCaatctttcttctttgctgagTGGAGAATTGTCTATTAAACAATAAGTCCAGCTAATTGGATTCAATTTCCGTACGCAGAAGCGGAATTTGATGCTGACCCAGCTCTAGCTAGCGGTCAGCCGATGAAACGATAAAATATACACATGGCAGGCATaacgcaaaaaaaaaaaaaaaaaaaaaaaaaaaaaaaaaaaaaccattTGTATAATACAGAATCCCAGTACTATCCCCCTAAAAGCAAACCCGTCTAAACGACATCAAGTTCATTTCCGGTTGTTGTTACGCATGCCAAGGATTTGAACCATACGAACGAAGATGTTGATAAAGTCCAGTTCGAGGCTAACGCTTTCGTTGACAACGTCACGCTTCATCAGACCTCTCTGCGACATGCGGGCATGGGCCAAAACCTTCTGGACGTCGTACAGGGTGAAACCACCGAAGACAGCGAGGCCACCGTACAGCCAGATCTTGTCAGACCAGGCAAGAGCGCGAGTGGCGGTGGCGGGGAGGGCGAGCGGGGCAAGACCGGAGAGAGCAACGATGGTGACACCAGCGAGCAGAGGTCCACCGAGGTACAGGTACTTCTCCTGCTTGGCGGTGGCGCCGACGAAGGCCAGCGAACCCATCATTCCGACAGTGTAGAGACCAGCGCGAGCGAGGAGGGCGGGATGCATGAACATCAAGGGCGAGAGGAGAGCGGCCTGAGTGATGTTGAAACCAGTCCAGAGACCATACTTCATCACGTAGCTGGATAAGTGTTAGCATACAATCCCGCTTATGTacccaaaaaagaaaaacttaCTTCTCAGGAGGAGTGTAAAAAGTTCCGAACATAGTACCCATGCTAGCAACGAGACCGAGACCGACAACAGCCCAAGGGTTCGTGGCCATCAGACGATAAGACCAGCCGTTCATGTGCAGAGCCCGAGCGGCAATACCGATAATCCCAACACCAAGACCAGTGTGCATGAACGTTTCGTTCAAGTAGCTGCGTTCATAAGCCGGCATGCCGCCATCCTCACGAGTTTCCCGGTTGAAGATAAAGTTTGTCGCCATAACAGTTCCACCAACAATAGCTGCACCGTACAAAAGCCGTTGAGTCATGTTGCCCTGGACAGGGCTGGCAGAAGGCTGCATGTAGGTGCGCTTAAAGGCATTATGAAATGTCTGGCGAGACTTTGCGAAGACGGACGAGACGGGCTTGGACAGAGGCCTGGAGGACGAGTTGTGGATGAATCGAGCGGTGTTTGTGGCTTTCGGAATTTGGCCCAGCGCCGATGGTACGGCAAATGGGCGTCTCATAAAAAACGCCATGACTGTAGTATCGATAAGTATCAACCTTGTC from Aspergillus chevalieri M1 DNA, chromosome 2, nearly complete sequence includes:
- a CDS encoding alpha-amylase (CAZy:GH13;~COG:G;~EggNog:ENOG410Q2HI;~InterPro:IPR006047,IPR015340,IPR017853,IPR013780, IPR013777;~PFAM:PF00128,PF09260;~SECRETED:SignalP(1-25);~TransMembrane:1 (n10-17c25/26o531-547i);~go_function: GO:0003824 - catalytic activity [Evidence IEA];~go_function: GO:0004556 - alpha-amylase activity [Evidence IEA];~go_function: GO:0005509 - calcium ion binding [Evidence IEA];~go_process: GO:0005975 - carbohydrate metabolic process [Evidence IEA];~go_process: GO:0016052 - carbohydrate catabolic process [Evidence IEA]), translated to MAFSVRPAQWLLALAALDWSSTALAADTAAWKGRSIYQTMTDRFARSDGSTTHACNTTEGLYCGGTWRGMINHLDYIQGMGFDAVMISPIVENIEGRVEYGEAYHGYWSQDLYSLNAHFGTHQDLLDLSNELHSRDMYLMMDTVINNMAYITNGSDPADSVDYTSFTPFNSSSYFHDYCPIPNYNIYSVAQKCWTGDDIVPLPDLKTEDPTVQDMLNTWIQDMISTYSIDGLRLDAAKHITPQYLPVFEKATGSFTTGEVLEQSDDIICDYQNNYISSVPNYPVYYAMMNAFTLGNTTSLADEIMNMKQKCRDVTALASFSENHDLARFASKTDDLALAKNVLTFTILFDGIPMIYQGQEQHLDGVGEPNNREAIWLTKYDTSAPLYKLISKLNAIRKHAYNLYNDYVNIESYPIYRGGSELVIRKGIDGRETIMVLSTQGTGSSEYTLTMPVSFLAGTVAIDVLNCRNYTVNQKGELSIDMNKGEPRVLFPMDMMEGSGLCGYEYLNVSYVTLETGGSVSTSGASTIEDFRSWLIVPVVAGLVVLFT
- a CDS encoding Bax Inhibitor family protein (COG:T;~EggNog:ENOG410PHM7;~InterPro:IPR006214;~PFAM:PF01027;~TransMembrane:6 (i75-94o114-132i144-166o200-220i227-253o265-282i)), with protein sequence MAFFMRRPFAVPSALGQIPKATNTARFIHNSSSRPLSKPVSSVFAKSRQTFHNAFKRTYMQPSASPVQGNMTQRLLYGAAIVGGTVMATNFIFNRETREDGGMPAYERSYLNETFMHTGLGVGIIGIAARALHMNGWSYRLMATNPWAVVGLGLVASMGTMFGTFYTPPENYVMKYGLWTGFNITQAALLSPLMFMHPALLARAGLYTVGMMGSLAFVGATAKQEKYLYLGGPLLAGVTIVALSGLAPLALPATATRALAWSDKIWLYGGLAVFGGFTLYDVQKVLAHARMSQRGLMKRDVVNESVSLELDFINIFVRMVQILGMRNNNRK